A part of Streptomyces sp. DSM 40750 genomic DNA contains:
- a CDS encoding rhamnogalacturonan acetylesterase — protein sequence MRRFTVAALTAATTLGTVLTAVPAEAHRGPAPLGLENCAANACHFDVPAGTYDVTVRLGGANAASTKVTGESRRTLLAETATEAGEPVSRGFTVNVRTPEGEPTGADGTPGLDLVIGGSAPALADIRVTPAKRARQIFLVGDSTVCDQPGDPYSGWGQQLPQYLRKGVSVANYADSGESTVSYLADSRLWATVQPQIRRGDLVLIQLAHNDKQTDEATYRANLETLVAGVREKGGKPVLVTPIVRRWFNADGTLNNNTALLVNGLGVDHPAVTRSVAAARDVPLIDLTARTKALVESLGTEGSKALYLYNEKRDNTHTSVHGATVYADLVRDELVAQGLVPEGKVRVG from the coding sequence ATGAGACGTTTCACCGTCGCCGCGCTGACGGCGGCGACGACCCTGGGCACCGTCCTCACGGCCGTACCGGCCGAGGCGCACCGGGGCCCCGCGCCGCTCGGCTTGGAGAACTGCGCCGCGAACGCCTGTCACTTCGACGTCCCGGCCGGCACGTACGACGTGACGGTCCGCCTCGGCGGTGCGAACGCGGCGAGCACGAAGGTCACCGGCGAGTCGCGCCGCACGCTCCTCGCGGAGACGGCCACCGAGGCGGGCGAGCCCGTCTCCCGCGGCTTCACCGTCAATGTCCGCACCCCCGAGGGCGAGCCGACGGGCGCCGACGGCACCCCCGGCCTGGACCTCGTCATCGGCGGCTCCGCGCCCGCCCTCGCCGACATCCGCGTGACCCCGGCGAAGCGGGCCCGCCAGATCTTCCTCGTCGGCGACTCCACGGTCTGCGACCAGCCCGGCGACCCGTACTCCGGCTGGGGCCAGCAGCTCCCGCAGTACCTTCGCAAGGGCGTCTCGGTCGCCAACTACGCCGACTCCGGCGAGAGCACCGTGTCCTACCTCGCCGACTCCCGGCTGTGGGCCACCGTCCAACCGCAGATCCGCCGCGGCGACCTGGTCCTGATCCAGCTGGCCCACAACGACAAGCAGACCGACGAGGCGACCTACCGGGCGAACCTCGAAACCCTGGTCGCGGGCGTCCGCGAGAAGGGCGGGAAGCCGGTCCTGGTCACCCCGATCGTCCGCCGCTGGTTCAACGCGGACGGTACCCTGAACAACAACACCGCCCTGCTGGTCAACGGCCTCGGCGTCGACCACCCGGCGGTCACCCGCTCGGTCGCGGCGGCCCGCGACGTGCCCCTGATCGACCTCACCGCCCGGACGAAGGCGCTGGTCGAGTCCCTGGGCACCGAGGGTTCCAAGGCGCTCTACCTCTACAACGAGAAGCGCGACAACACCCACACCTCCGTCCACGGCGCGACCGTCTACGCCGACCTGGTCCGCGACGAACTCGTCGCCCAGGGTCTGGTGCCCGAGGGGAAGGTCAGGGTGGGATGA
- a CDS encoding RICIN domain-containing protein, protein MRRTYAMLLALCLALAGALVTAGPAQAAPQTITNGTQFTDSGGNALHAHGGGVIKVGSYYYWFGENRNSDNTFRYVSAYRSTDLKNWEFRNHVLTQATDPELATANIERPKVMYNAATGKFVMWMHKENGVDYGEARAAVAVSDTVDGNYTWRGSFRPLGTHMSRDITVFVDTDGTGYMVSAARENYDLQIYRLTADYTGIAALVADPWHGGHREAPALFKRNGVYFMLTSGATGWNPNQQQYATATNIAGPWTAMANVGDSTTFGSQTAYVLPVQGTSTTSYLYMGDRWGNSFGGKVNDSRYVWLPLTFPTSTTMSMSWAPEVTVDTATGTISGTSATNNTLIARHSSKCADVTSQSLWAGAQIKQYTCNSGNNQKYWFKSVGSGYYQLMTRHSSLCVQENAGTVTQENCNSSATNQQWSLTTSGSYVKVVSRASGECLDVNGASTADSAAIITYTCNSGTNQQWTRGT, encoded by the coding sequence ATGAGACGTACGTACGCGATGCTCCTCGCGCTCTGTCTGGCGCTGGCCGGCGCCCTCGTCACCGCCGGCCCCGCCCAGGCGGCGCCGCAGACCATCACCAACGGCACCCAGTTCACCGACAGCGGAGGCAACGCCCTCCACGCCCACGGCGGCGGCGTCATCAAGGTCGGCTCGTACTACTACTGGTTCGGCGAGAACAGGAACTCCGACAACACCTTCCGGTACGTGTCGGCCTACCGCTCCACGGACCTGAAGAACTGGGAGTTCCGCAACCACGTCCTGACCCAGGCCACCGACCCCGAGCTGGCGACCGCCAACATCGAGCGGCCGAAGGTCATGTACAACGCGGCCACCGGCAAGTTCGTGATGTGGATGCACAAGGAGAACGGCGTCGACTACGGCGAGGCCCGCGCCGCTGTCGCCGTGTCGGACACGGTCGACGGGAACTACACCTGGCGGGGCAGCTTCCGTCCGCTCGGCACGCACATGTCCCGTGACATCACCGTCTTCGTGGACACCGACGGCACCGGCTACATGGTCTCGGCGGCCCGCGAGAACTACGACCTCCAGATCTACCGGCTCACCGCCGACTACACCGGCATCGCCGCCCTCGTCGCCGACCCCTGGCACGGCGGCCACCGCGAGGCCCCGGCCCTGTTCAAGCGCAACGGTGTCTACTTCATGCTGACGTCGGGCGCGACCGGCTGGAACCCCAACCAGCAGCAGTACGCCACCGCCACCAACATCGCGGGCCCGTGGACCGCCATGGCGAACGTCGGCGACTCGACGACCTTCGGCTCGCAGACGGCCTACGTCCTCCCCGTGCAGGGCACGTCGACCACCTCGTACCTGTACATGGGCGACCGCTGGGGCAACTCCTTCGGCGGCAAGGTCAACGACTCCCGCTATGTCTGGCTGCCGCTGACCTTCCCGACCTCCACCACGATGTCCATGTCCTGGGCGCCGGAGGTCACCGTCGACACCGCCACCGGCACGATCAGCGGCACCAGCGCCACCAACAACACGCTGATCGCCCGCCACTCCTCCAAGTGCGCCGACGTCACCAGTCAGTCGCTGTGGGCGGGCGCCCAGATCAAGCAGTACACCTGCAACAGCGGCAACAACCAGAAGTACTGGTTCAAGTCCGTCGGCAGCGGCTACTACCAGCTGATGACCCGGCACAGCTCCCTGTGTGTCCAGGAGAACGCCGGCACGGTCACCCAGGAGAACTGCAACTCGTCGGCCACCAACCAGCAGTGGTCGCTGACCACCTCGGGCAGTTACGTCAAGGTCGTCTCCCGCGCCAGCGGCGAGTGCCTGGACGTGAACGGCGCGTCCACCGCCGACTCGGCCGCGATCATCACGTACACGTGCAACAGCGGGACGAATCAGCAGTGGACGCGCGGTACATGA
- a CDS encoding glycoside hydrolase family 43 protein — protein sequence MSREHELPEPPNRRLLLKGALAAGALTAMPATLAHAASSPAGPGAAAPYVNPLVRNRADPHINRHTDGFYYFTATAPEYDRIILRRSRTLRGLSTAAESVIWRKHETGVMGAHIWAPEMHRIDGKWYIYFASAPAEDIWAIRIWVLENSHPNPFKGTWVERGQLKTAWETFSLDATTFTHRGSRYLAWAQHEPGMNNNTAVWLSRMADPLTLTGPQVRLTTPELDWEVIGFKVNEGPSVIKRHGRLFMTYSASATDFNYCMGLLTIDADADLMDPANWSKSPTPVFTSNDTTKQYGPGHNSFTVAEDGRTDVLVYHARQYKDIVGDPLNDPNRHTRIQRLGWKPDGTPDFGVPVADTPTPNAR from the coding sequence ATGAGCCGCGAGCACGAACTCCCGGAGCCCCCCAACCGCAGGCTGCTCCTGAAGGGCGCCCTGGCCGCGGGCGCCCTCACCGCCATGCCCGCCACCCTCGCCCACGCGGCGAGTTCCCCGGCGGGGCCGGGCGCCGCCGCGCCGTACGTCAACCCGCTGGTCCGCAACCGTGCCGACCCGCACATCAACCGGCACACGGACGGCTTCTACTACTTCACGGCGACCGCGCCCGAGTACGACCGGATCATCCTGCGCAGATCCCGCACCCTGCGCGGGCTGTCGACCGCCGCCGAGTCCGTGATCTGGCGCAAGCACGAGACGGGCGTGATGGGCGCGCACATCTGGGCGCCGGAGATGCACCGCATCGACGGCAAGTGGTACATCTACTTCGCCTCCGCGCCCGCCGAGGACATCTGGGCGATCCGGATCTGGGTCCTGGAGAACTCCCATCCCAACCCGTTCAAGGGCACCTGGGTCGAACGCGGCCAGCTGAAGACCGCCTGGGAGACCTTCTCCCTGGACGCCACCACCTTCACCCACCGGGGCTCCCGCTACCTCGCGTGGGCGCAGCACGAGCCCGGGATGAACAACAACACCGCGGTCTGGCTGTCGAGGATGGCCGACCCGCTGACCCTGACGGGTCCTCAGGTACGGCTCACCACCCCGGAGTTGGACTGGGAGGTCATCGGCTTCAAGGTCAACGAGGGGCCGTCGGTCATCAAGCGCCACGGCCGGCTGTTCATGACGTACTCGGCGAGCGCGACCGACTTCAACTACTGCATGGGCCTGCTGACCATCGACGCGGACGCCGACCTCATGGACCCCGCGAACTGGTCGAAGTCCCCGACGCCGGTCTTCACCAGCAACGACACCACCAAGCAGTACGGGCCGGGCCACAACAGCTTCACCGTCGCCGAGGACGGCCGCACCGATGTCCTCGTCTACCACGCCCGCCAGTACAAGGACATCGTCGGCGACCCGCTCAACGACCCCAACAGGCACACCCGCATCCAGCGCCTCGGCTGGAAGCCCGACGGCACCCCCGACTTCGGCGTCCCCGTAGCCGACACACCCACCCCGAACGCCCGGTAA
- a CDS encoding DUF2264 domain-containing protein yields the protein MPPEDRTLSPYTGYTRAHWEAAADSLLAAVEPYATADGALYHLPGDRTSWSGHLSDGLEGYARTLLLAAFRQDEKALARYGDGLAAGVSGVWPRIEDRSQPLVEAASIAFALRVTRELLWDRLDDAVRQRAAAWLGDALTAEPWPCNWELFPVTVGGFLEEIGHEPELSRRVIDQRLDRIEQWYVGDGWYTDGDGRKFDYYNGWAMHLYPVLHAWLANDERLLDLYGGRLSTHLADYARLFGGDGAPMHQGRSLTYRFATTVPLWLGALTGRTPLSPGETRRLASGALKYFLDRGAVDDRGLLSLGWHGPNSAVLQGYSGPASPYWASKGFLGLLLPPDHEVWTATEEPGPVERGDELRPVGPANWLLQSTRSDGVVRLHNHGSEDVRYDPYYTRLAYSTVTAPVPLAAPSPSYDNSVIVGGDASRTDIVPLGVGEGWAASRHSVGDGIRVTSLVLAQGAVEVRAHLVAGAAPGTPVRVTGWAATEGVRAELAPVVGLSEELTGATAEGDTLFVALARLTAEPEPAALEELVTVRVDGTGELHVRWSGGREVRARLEDGAVAGGGIGVGVRA from the coding sequence ATGCCCCCAGAGGACCGCACCCTCAGCCCGTACACCGGCTACACCCGCGCCCACTGGGAAGCCGCCGCCGACTCGCTGCTGGCGGCCGTGGAGCCGTACGCGACCGCCGACGGGGCGCTGTACCACCTGCCGGGCGACCGCACGAGCTGGTCGGGCCATCTCTCGGACGGCCTGGAGGGATACGCCCGCACGCTGCTCCTCGCCGCCTTCCGCCAGGACGAGAAGGCCCTCGCACGGTACGGGGACGGCCTCGCGGCCGGTGTCTCGGGCGTCTGGCCGCGCATCGAGGACCGCAGCCAGCCCCTGGTGGAGGCCGCGTCGATCGCCTTCGCGCTCCGCGTGACCCGGGAACTGCTCTGGGACCGGCTCGACGACGCCGTCCGCCAGCGGGCGGCGGCCTGGCTCGGCGACGCGCTCACGGCCGAACCCTGGCCCTGCAACTGGGAGTTGTTCCCGGTCACGGTCGGCGGCTTCCTGGAAGAGATCGGCCACGAGCCGGAGCTGTCCCGCCGGGTCATCGACCAACGGCTCGACCGTATCGAGCAGTGGTACGTCGGCGACGGCTGGTACACCGACGGCGACGGCCGCAAGTTCGACTACTACAACGGCTGGGCGATGCACCTGTACCCGGTGCTGCACGCCTGGCTGGCGAACGACGAGCGCCTGCTGGACCTGTACGGCGGCCGCCTGTCGACCCATCTCGCCGACTACGCCCGCCTGTTCGGCGGCGACGGCGCCCCCATGCACCAGGGCCGCTCCCTGACCTACCGCTTCGCGACCACGGTCCCGCTGTGGCTGGGCGCACTCACCGGCCGTACGCCGCTGTCGCCGGGGGAGACCCGACGGCTGGCCTCCGGGGCGCTGAAGTACTTCCTCGACCGGGGCGCGGTGGACGACCGAGGCCTGCTGTCGCTGGGCTGGCACGGACCCAACTCGGCCGTACTGCAAGGCTATTCGGGTCCCGCGTCCCCGTACTGGGCCAGCAAGGGCTTCCTCGGCCTGCTGCTGCCGCCGGACCACGAGGTGTGGACGGCAACGGAGGAACCCGGACCGGTGGAGCGCGGGGACGAGCTGCGGCCGGTGGGCCCCGCCAACTGGCTGCTGCAGTCGACGCGTTCGGACGGCGTCGTCCGGCTCCACAACCACGGCAGCGAGGACGTCCGCTACGACCCGTACTACACCCGGCTCGCCTACTCGACGGTGACGGCGCCCGTGCCCCTGGCCGCCCCTTCGCCGTCGTACGACAACAGTGTGATCGTCGGGGGCGATGCGAGCCGTACGGACATCGTGCCGCTGGGGGTGGGGGAGGGCTGGGCGGCCTCCCGGCACTCGGTCGGCGACGGGATCCGGGTCACCAGCCTGGTGCTGGCCCAGGGGGCGGTGGAGGTGCGCGCCCACCTGGTCGCGGGGGCGGCCCCCGGGACGCCCGTGCGGGTGACGGGCTGGGCGGCCACGGAGGGCGTACGGGCCGAACTCGCGCCGGTCGTGGGGCTGTCGGAGGAGCTCACCGGTGCCACCGCCGAGGGCGACACACTCTTCGTGGCCCTC
- a CDS encoding rhamnogalacturonan lyase B N-terminal domain-containing protein, producing MSESIGRPTAPGLGRRGFVVGAAATAAGAALAGPLAGTARAAAFGYTDDGTHYVIDTGANLVFKVRKSNGDLSSLVYRGTEYQGYGGMNSHIESGLGSSTVTIRQSGSTILVSVTYGTLKHYYAARSGENNIYLWTNKADTSVSATRYIVRVKAGLFLNDEPDSYTYAPTTIEASDVFRKSDGQTRSKHFSKLRVMDYNYVGWSANGVGLWMVRSNHEKASGGPFYRSLLRHQSADGGGLYEILYYGQNQTEEQRFGLQGPYVIAFTDGGAPSSSLFPGTLTTSWADSLGLSGYVGASGRGRVAGVGITGRNTSYAYTVGLANSAAQYWGSARASDGYYSIPGVLPGTYTLTVFKGELAVYTTSVTVTAGGTTTLNSIAIPSSNDPSNASAIWRINDWNGTPGGFKNADLMTYAHPSDVRAAAWTGNVVIGSGTETSAFPCYLWKDVNSGLLVYFRLTAAQAAAAHTLRVGVTTAYANGRPQVVVNDTWTSAIPSPPTQPNTRSLTNGSYRGNNHTFTYSVPASAWLTDTSQYNVLKINVVSGSGSTSYLSAGTSIDAIDLLS from the coding sequence ATGTCCGAATCCATCGGCAGACCGACCGCACCCGGCCTCGGCCGTCGCGGCTTCGTCGTCGGCGCCGCGGCCACCGCCGCCGGTGCCGCGCTCGCCGGCCCACTGGCCGGCACCGCCCGTGCCGCCGCCTTCGGCTACACCGACGACGGCACCCACTACGTCATCGACACCGGTGCGAACCTCGTGTTCAAGGTCAGGAAGAGCAACGGCGACCTGTCGTCGCTCGTCTACCGGGGCACGGAGTACCAGGGCTACGGCGGCATGAACTCGCACATCGAGTCCGGCCTCGGCAGCTCCACGGTCACCATCAGGCAGTCCGGCTCGACGATCCTCGTCTCCGTCACCTACGGCACGCTGAAGCACTACTACGCGGCCCGCAGCGGCGAGAACAACATCTACCTGTGGACCAACAAGGCCGACACCTCGGTCTCGGCGACCCGCTACATCGTGCGCGTGAAGGCGGGCCTGTTCCTCAACGACGAGCCCGACTCGTACACCTACGCGCCGACCACCATCGAGGCCTCGGACGTGTTCAGGAAGTCCGACGGCCAGACCCGCTCGAAGCACTTCTCCAAGCTCCGGGTCATGGACTACAACTACGTCGGCTGGTCGGCGAACGGCGTCGGTCTGTGGATGGTGCGCAGCAATCACGAGAAGGCCTCCGGCGGCCCCTTCTACCGCTCCCTGCTGCGCCACCAGAGCGCGGACGGCGGCGGCCTGTACGAGATCCTTTACTACGGGCAGAACCAGACCGAGGAGCAGCGGTTCGGCCTCCAGGGCCCGTACGTCATCGCCTTCACGGACGGCGGGGCGCCCTCCTCGTCGCTGTTCCCGGGCACGCTGACCACCTCGTGGGCGGACTCGCTCGGCCTGTCCGGGTACGTCGGGGCGAGCGGCCGGGGCCGGGTCGCGGGCGTCGGCATCACCGGCCGGAACACGTCGTACGCGTACACGGTGGGGCTCGCCAACTCGGCGGCGCAGTACTGGGGTTCGGCTCGGGCGTCGGACGGCTACTACTCCATCCCGGGGGTTCTTCCGGGGACGTACACGCTCACGGTCTTCAAGGGTGAGCTGGCGGTGTACACGACGTCGGTGACGGTCACGGCGGGCGGTACGACGACCCTGAACTCGATCGCGATCCCGTCGTCGAACGACCCGTCCAACGCGAGCGCGATCTGGCGGATCAACGACTGGAACGGCACACCGGGCGGCTTCAAGAACGCCGACCTGATGACGTACGCGCATCCGTCGGACGTCCGGGCCGCCGCCTGGACCGGCAACGTGGTGATCGGCAGCGGCACCGAGACCTCCGCCTTCCCCTGCTACCTCTGGAAGGACGTGAACAGCGGTCTCCTCGTCTACTTCCGGCTGACCGCCGCACAGGCCGCCGCCGCGCACACGCTGCGCGTCGGTGTGACGACGGCCTACGCCAACGGCCGGCCGCAGGTCGTCGTCAACGACACCTGGACGTCGGCCATCCCCTCCCCGCCCACCCAGCCGAACACCCGGTCGTTGACCAACGGGTCCTACCGGGGCAACAACCACACGTTCACCTACAGCGTGCCGGCGTCCGCCTGGCTGACGGACACGAGCCAGTACAACGTGCTGAAGATCAACGTGGTGAGCGGGTCGGGGTCGACGTCCTATCTCAGTGCGGGAACGTCGATCGACGCGATCGACCTCCTGAGCTGA
- a CDS encoding autotransporter: MRSQTHKTAAAAGALAVTALMLGAPTATAAGPRDVTADVLAGRNVTLAGDTVVTVPSGTTRYDGVFSGTGTLTVRGTGTLVLTKDSDFTLPKSRQRQTVKTLGGNHPYVTVSNPDPPAVTVEKGATLQYGNGGGTGLIGHFPYNTPAFRLNQDNIRVDGTLRLSLKDVQYNLGTISGSGLVTQPRFLWATWDLSGTHPFTGVIDNGTQVNAGRPEFATSLPSARKVLNQGTWTVDTPLGQTVTQGMDFYQREYGSDINVQSRPGSKVILTGQYSWSNQGGDTNPSLSDPALNWTPARKNINKRGTNIKGANVQWGDGTTNKIFMPGTAETVYINLLAARSRSLLTFNYNGPVTLGAPIGGGVFHDTLSAPGAGDIVIKGTKGNDVTFAAVQYYNGSTTVEKGAVLRLGSGKSGGDGGLYTKGDLSKVVNNGSLIVRNVSKPVSLSRIGGSGSLTQSGAATTTLTGGAVTYTGKTTVTKGTLALRSGATLGRSKTIRLTTTGAKLDVGTAGLKVTRSLSGKGTVKGSVTNAGAVVAGLTVTGGYTQTKQGELVVWEKPLKVSGAVKLAGELDFAALGAVGGPGEKVTVIDHKGKAKNTGTFTGLREGAKVKLADTTYKISYKGGDGNDVVLTTAKASPSPAVKAAAGSGSDTDAQDTRTQNASASADSGFGWWPYALAVGMLSGLLVPVSRRRRNNRRRGGRHAATG; the protein is encoded by the coding sequence GTGCGCAGCCAAACCCACAAGACAGCGGCGGCCGCCGGAGCCCTGGCGGTCACCGCCCTCATGCTCGGTGCCCCGACCGCGACCGCCGCCGGCCCCCGCGATGTGACCGCCGACGTACTGGCCGGGCGGAACGTCACGCTCGCCGGTGACACGGTGGTGACCGTGCCGTCCGGGACGACCAGGTACGACGGCGTGTTCAGCGGCACGGGCACGCTCACCGTGCGCGGCACCGGCACGTTGGTCCTCACCAAGGACAGCGACTTCACTCTGCCGAAGTCCCGGCAGCGGCAGACCGTGAAGACACTCGGCGGCAACCACCCGTACGTCACCGTCTCCAACCCGGACCCGCCGGCCGTGACCGTCGAGAAGGGCGCGACCCTCCAGTACGGCAACGGTGGCGGGACCGGCCTGATCGGCCACTTCCCTTACAACACCCCGGCGTTCCGGCTCAACCAGGACAACATCCGGGTCGACGGCACCCTGCGGCTCTCCCTGAAGGACGTCCAGTACAACCTCGGCACCATCAGCGGCTCCGGCCTGGTCACCCAGCCGAGGTTCCTCTGGGCCACGTGGGACCTCTCGGGCACCCACCCCTTCACCGGAGTCATCGACAACGGCACCCAGGTCAACGCCGGACGCCCGGAGTTCGCGACCTCGCTGCCGAGTGCGCGCAAGGTCCTCAACCAGGGCACCTGGACCGTGGACACCCCGCTGGGCCAGACCGTCACCCAGGGCATGGACTTCTACCAGCGCGAGTACGGCAGCGACATCAACGTCCAGTCGCGGCCCGGCAGCAAGGTGATCCTCACCGGCCAGTACAGCTGGTCGAACCAGGGCGGCGACACCAACCCCTCGCTCAGCGACCCCGCCCTGAACTGGACGCCCGCCCGCAAGAACATCAACAAGCGCGGCACCAACATCAAGGGCGCCAACGTCCAGTGGGGCGACGGGACCACGAACAAGATCTTCATGCCGGGCACGGCCGAGACGGTGTACATCAACCTCCTTGCCGCGCGCTCCCGTTCGCTTCTCACGTTCAACTACAACGGGCCGGTGACGCTGGGCGCACCCATCGGCGGTGGAGTCTTCCACGACACGCTCTCCGCGCCCGGCGCCGGGGACATCGTCATCAAGGGGACGAAGGGCAACGACGTCACCTTCGCGGCCGTCCAGTACTACAACGGCTCGACGACGGTCGAGAAGGGCGCGGTGCTGCGGCTGGGCAGCGGCAAGTCCGGCGGCGACGGCGGCCTGTACACCAAGGGCGACCTCTCCAAGGTGGTCAACAACGGCTCGCTGATCGTCCGCAACGTCTCCAAGCCCGTGTCCCTCTCGCGCATCGGCGGCAGCGGTTCGCTCACGCAGTCGGGCGCGGCCACCACGACCCTGACGGGCGGCGCGGTGACGTACACCGGGAAGACGACCGTCACCAAGGGCACACTGGCACTCCGCTCGGGAGCGACTCTCGGTCGTAGCAAGACCATTCGGCTCACCACCACCGGGGCGAAGCTCGACGTGGGCACGGCCGGACTGAAGGTGACCAGGTCGCTGTCCGGCAAGGGCACGGTGAAGGGCTCGGTGACCAACGCGGGCGCGGTCGTGGCCGGCCTCACGGTGACCGGCGGCTACACCCAGACCAAGCAGGGCGAACTGGTGGTGTGGGAGAAGCCGTTGAAGGTGAGCGGGGCGGTGAAGCTGGCCGGTGAGCTGGACTTCGCGGCCCTGGGCGCCGTCGGCGGGCCCGGCGAGAAGGTCACCGTGATCGACCACAAGGGCAAGGCCAAGAACACCGGTACGTTCACCGGGCTGCGCGAGGGCGCCAAGGTGAAGCTCGCCGACACCACGTACAAGATCAGCTACAAGGGCGGCGACGGCAACGACGTCGTCCTGACCACGGCGAAGGCGAGTCCCTCGCCGGCCGTCAAGGCCGCCGCCGGCTCCGGTTCCGACACCGACGCCCAGGACACCCGTACGCAGAACGCGAGCGCCTCCGCCGACAGCGGGTTCGGCTGGTGGCCGTACGCGCTCGCCGTCGGCATGCTGTCCGGGCTGCTGGTTCCGGTGAGCAGGCGCCGCAGGAACAACCGACGCCGGGGCGGACGGCACGCCGCCACAGGCTGA